Proteins encoded in a region of the Moritella marina ATCC 15381 genome:
- a CDS encoding AAA family ATPase — MSTNNFVHDACYQDPGIKKYQGNAFIEALPPIMSTAQIKTGLTGKVDFDPKDIFIDANRRIHIIANLLNDFFQPISNHLQLESKISIMIRQGYVGRNPDNGALNSHMQNGYERIQSGDLNSFRFTNVKSTALSMALIGNSGCGKTSTLNRILATYPQAIYHEKTNITQIVYLKLDCPSNGSTKSLCHHFFTAIDKILGTNYETKYALKRHGVETLLTLMSQIANVHAVGVLVIDEIQHLSLSGGIDKMLNFFVTLVNVIGLPVILIGTPKARPIFESDFRSARRGAGFGALFWEPMKNLPSKENPRTGKLSKSEWVAFTDKLWGYQWLQKNDTPLSDELRECWYDLSQGVLDIVVKIFVLSQLRAIVLKTERLTINILTQVYEDELKPVHPMLDALRSNDPERIVEFSDLCMPDIDKQLLTLSQKIEHELNNEDSLDNIYHGNQNAKRLHQLLVAMDCNSDLIKPLVNKAFELHPTMTMQQLMPIILEWYNEPKEKIIKSPTPVIKKQNWNTLPSDDMRFMHSESDKGPYSVYEQLKLKGMIFSSDSWLEYVG, encoded by the coding sequence ATGAGTACTAACAATTTCGTTCATGACGCCTGCTATCAAGATCCCGGTATCAAAAAATACCAAGGTAATGCATTTATCGAAGCGTTACCTCCTATTATGTCCACAGCACAGATAAAAACAGGGCTCACAGGCAAAGTTGACTTTGATCCCAAGGATATCTTTATTGATGCCAATAGAAGAATTCACATAATAGCTAACCTGTTAAATGATTTTTTCCAGCCTATTTCTAATCACCTACAGCTAGAAAGTAAAATATCGATCATGATCCGCCAAGGCTATGTAGGTCGAAACCCAGATAATGGCGCTTTAAATAGCCATATGCAAAATGGTTACGAGAGAATACAAAGCGGTGATTTAAACAGTTTTAGATTTACAAATGTTAAATCTACAGCACTAAGTATGGCTTTGATTGGTAACTCTGGTTGCGGTAAAACAAGTACGCTAAACAGAATACTCGCGACCTATCCACAAGCTATTTATCATGAAAAAACGAATATCACTCAAATCGTATATTTAAAATTAGACTGCCCATCAAATGGGTCAACAAAAAGCCTCTGCCATCACTTTTTCACAGCCATAGACAAAATATTAGGCACTAACTATGAGACAAAGTACGCACTAAAACGGCATGGTGTTGAAACGCTATTAACGTTAATGAGCCAAATCGCTAATGTGCACGCAGTAGGTGTATTAGTTATTGATGAAATTCAGCATTTGAGTCTATCCGGTGGCATAGATAAGATGCTCAACTTCTTTGTTACGTTAGTTAATGTCATCGGGTTACCCGTCATTCTGATAGGAACACCTAAAGCTAGACCTATATTTGAATCTGATTTTCGTTCTGCCAGACGAGGGGCTGGATTTGGCGCTTTATTTTGGGAACCGATGAAGAATCTTCCATCTAAAGAAAATCCTCGAACAGGAAAGTTAAGTAAAAGTGAATGGGTAGCATTTACAGATAAGTTATGGGGCTATCAATGGCTTCAAAAAAATGACACGCCTTTATCAGATGAGTTACGTGAATGCTGGTATGACTTATCGCAAGGTGTTCTCGATATCGTAGTAAAGATCTTTGTCTTGTCTCAACTAAGAGCTATCGTATTAAAAACTGAGCGGCTAACAATAAATATCCTTACACAGGTATACGAAGATGAACTAAAGCCAGTACACCCTATGCTAGACGCTCTGCGATCTAATGACCCTGAACGCATAGTTGAATTTTCAGATCTTTGTATGCCGGATATTGATAAACAATTATTAACCTTATCTCAGAAAATAGAACATGAGCTTAATAACGAAGATTCATTAGATAACATTTATCATGGCAATCAAAATGCTAAACGTTTACATCAGTTGTTAGTCGCGATGGACTGTAACTCAGACCTGATAAAACCCTTAGTAAATAAAGCATTTGAATTACACCCGACGATGACAATGCAACAATTAATGCCTATCATCCTCGAGTGGTATAATGAGCCAAAAGAAAAAATCATTAAATCGCCGACACCAGTAATTAAGAAACAAAACTGGAATACGTTACCCTCTGACGATATGCGCTTTATGCATTCAGAATCTGATAAAGGGCCCTATTCAGTCTATGAACAACTAAAACTTAAAGGTATGATTTTTAGTTCAGATTCTTGGCTCGAATATGTAGGATAA
- a CDS encoding DDE-type integrase/transposase/recombinase: protein MFRVNEVVNFNDEQYRILTIYLDEIVWISLDDEKAFPSWISKDELVEAIDDGTLTRGTDPFEFLAFEKPEKGSTFYKKRNHNYELILPLISDEQIFNPKARAKLINALIDSHVSTKRTLYKQLRRYWQRGQIQNALLPDYKLSGGKGKKRQATDKKLGRPRIITSGKGAIITPEVEKLFRRTIEKYLLVAKKNTFPFTHRQFKSIYDTYYPETPEEEIPSLWQMKHFYTREYKQAEVMSKKVTNITYQKDVRPLLSTVNTNTLGPGSRFEIDATIADIYITSNSERACIIGRPVVYTVIDSFSRMVAGIYVGMESPSYATAMQALTNALTDKVAYCAKYGIDITNEEWPVNGLPDAILADRGELIGYQIESLERNFSIRIENTGPYRGDAKGIVERYFGTIQAIFKPFLPGIVTGTKIKKQGDRDYRLDAKVTLNEFIEIILTSVLYHNQFHTLEYYDRDIDMPEDLAMTPLSLWNWGIQNRTGKLRSAPEEAIQIALLPQVDVTCSPLGIKALGIYFTSSEILEQGWLHRGKSVKRPQNLKAAYDPRTANQIYLFPEKNNNKYWICKLADRSREFIDCTFWEVEKVQSEQKQAISKSKMTSDNKLRALESAMAKKVKDIEKNAINTAQMSDAERLRQINDNKEKAKEAERKETAFHPNVNKKNQSADIIPITKQDDDCSFPDYIDELFDED from the coding sequence ATGTTTAGAGTTAACGAGGTAGTCAATTTTAATGATGAACAATATCGGATCTTAACTATTTACCTTGATGAAATAGTTTGGATTTCATTAGATGATGAGAAAGCTTTTCCGTCTTGGATTTCTAAAGACGAGTTAGTAGAAGCTATTGACGATGGGACTCTAACCAGAGGAACTGACCCATTCGAGTTTTTAGCTTTTGAAAAACCAGAAAAAGGTAGTACGTTTTACAAAAAACGAAATCATAATTATGAACTCATATTGCCTCTTATTTCTGACGAACAGATATTTAACCCTAAAGCTCGAGCTAAATTAATTAACGCATTAATTGACAGTCATGTATCAACTAAGCGTACTTTGTATAAACAACTCAGGCGCTATTGGCAGCGAGGTCAAATACAAAATGCCCTACTTCCTGACTATAAGCTCTCTGGTGGTAAAGGAAAAAAAAGGCAAGCTACAGATAAAAAACTGGGTAGACCTCGCATCATTACGTCTGGTAAGGGAGCGATTATAACCCCTGAAGTTGAAAAACTATTTCGTCGAACAATTGAGAAATATTTACTTGTTGCCAAAAAAAATACATTTCCCTTCACTCATCGACAATTTAAAAGCATCTATGATACTTATTACCCTGAAACGCCAGAAGAAGAAATTCCATCATTGTGGCAAATGAAGCACTTCTATACTCGAGAGTATAAACAAGCTGAAGTAATGTCTAAAAAAGTAACAAACATTACATATCAAAAAGACGTTCGCCCTCTATTAAGTACAGTCAATACAAATACATTAGGACCAGGTTCACGCTTTGAAATTGACGCAACGATTGCTGATATCTACATTACCTCAAACAGTGAACGGGCATGTATTATTGGTCGTCCTGTTGTATATACAGTTATAGACTCATTTAGCCGTATGGTAGCTGGTATTTATGTCGGGATGGAAAGTCCATCTTACGCTACAGCCATGCAGGCTCTCACTAATGCACTAACAGATAAAGTGGCTTACTGTGCAAAATATGGCATTGATATCACGAATGAAGAATGGCCGGTTAATGGATTACCCGATGCCATCTTAGCTGATAGAGGCGAATTGATAGGATATCAAATTGAATCTCTCGAACGCAATTTTTCAATTCGCATCGAAAATACAGGCCCTTATCGTGGCGATGCAAAAGGTATTGTAGAGCGATATTTCGGAACTATTCAGGCCATATTCAAGCCCTTTTTACCAGGTATAGTCACTGGCACTAAAATCAAAAAACAAGGTGATAGAGATTATCGACTTGATGCCAAGGTAACACTTAATGAATTTATTGAAATTATCTTAACCTCTGTTTTATATCATAATCAATTTCATACACTAGAATACTATGACCGCGATATTGATATGCCGGAAGACCTTGCTATGACTCCTCTCTCACTATGGAATTGGGGTATTCAAAATAGAACAGGTAAATTAAGAAGTGCCCCAGAAGAAGCGATTCAAATTGCATTATTACCGCAAGTCGATGTGACTTGCTCACCTTTAGGAATTAAAGCTTTAGGCATCTATTTCACAAGTAGTGAAATTTTAGAACAAGGATGGCTACATAGAGGGAAATCAGTAAAAAGGCCTCAGAATCTTAAAGCAGCTTATGATCCACGAACAGCAAATCAAATTTATTTATTTCCTGAAAAAAATAACAATAAATATTGGATATGCAAATTAGCAGACCGAAGCCGTGAGTTTATAGACTGCACATTTTGGGAAGTTGAAAAAGTACAATCTGAGCAAAAGCAGGCTATATCTAAATCTAAAATGACCTCTGATAATAAACTTAGAGCGCTAGAAAGTGCAATGGCTAAAAAAGTCAAAGACATTGAAAAAAATGCAATCAATACAGCTCAAATGTCTGATGCAGAAAGGTTACGACAGATAAATGACAATAAGGAGAAGGCTAAAGAAGCAGAAAGAAAAGAAACAGCTTTTCACCCAAATGTGAACAAAAAAAACCAATCTGCCGATATCATTCCTATCACAAAGCAAGATGATGATTGCAGTTTCCCTGATTATATTGACGAGCTTTTTGATGAGGATTAA
- a CDS encoding heteromeric transposase endonuclease subunit TnsA: MSQNRYFNSEAKNIKWIKQGRGSGHGINYKPWLTVRDLPSRGRSSRVFGHKSARTHHLLSDLELAVFFILEWDLSVTDIREQFPLNLKDTQSIARNAQIKHPVDKGVQQIMSSDFLVNTNFLNKPKFALQAKYAADLEDPRTIEKLEIERQFWELKSVPWFIVTENDIPKVVFENIKWLYPAQRDEIDLDEFIERINFYQHIFKSHPTKTIITLSKLLDSTYDLELGETLRELRQLLAHRCFEFDINIPIKKLKINELHLANYDAIREAECLELTR, from the coding sequence ATGTCACAAAATCGTTACTTCAATTCTGAAGCTAAAAATATTAAATGGATTAAACAAGGACGAGGTTCTGGCCATGGGATCAATTACAAACCTTGGCTTACAGTGCGGGACCTACCATCAAGAGGTCGTTCAAGTCGAGTCTTTGGACATAAAAGTGCCCGAACTCATCATCTATTATCAGATTTAGAATTAGCTGTATTTTTCATTTTAGAATGGGACCTATCAGTCACTGATATACGAGAACAATTTCCACTTAACCTTAAAGACACACAATCCATCGCTCGTAACGCACAAATTAAACACCCCGTAGATAAAGGTGTGCAGCAAATTATGTCATCCGACTTCCTCGTGAATACAAATTTCCTCAACAAACCTAAATTTGCGTTACAAGCTAAATACGCAGCAGATTTAGAAGATCCAAGAACAATAGAAAAGCTTGAAATTGAACGCCAATTTTGGGAATTAAAATCAGTACCATGGTTTATCGTCACTGAAAATGATATCCCAAAAGTTGTTTTTGAAAACATTAAATGGCTCTATCCTGCCCAGCGGGATGAAATAGATTTAGATGAATTTATTGAACGTATTAATTTTTATCAACATATCTTTAAAAGTCATCCGACTAAAACAATTATTACGCTCTCCAAGTTATTAGATAGTACTTACGATCTTGAATTAGGTGAGACACTCCGTGAATTACGCCAACTGTTAGCCCATAGATGTTTTGAATTCGATATAAATATTCCAATAAAAAAATTAAAAATCAATGAATTACATTTGGCTAATTATGACGCTATACGGGAGGCTGAATGTTTAGAGTTAACGAGGTAG
- the glmS gene encoding glutamine--fructose-6-phosphate transaminase (isomerizing), with product MCGIVGAVAQRDIAEILVEGLRRLEYRGYDSAGVAIVDQDNNLQRIRSLGKVKELAAAVDTEQPIGGTGIAHTRWATHGEPSQVNAHPHVSGDIAVVHNGIIENHEALRELLQQRGYVFQSQTDTEVIAHLVEWELRSTDSLLDAVQKTAAQLDGAYGTVVLNRLEPGKLIVARSGSPIVIGLGVGENFLASDQLALLSVTRRFMYLEEGDVAEVTRRDVSVFDINGNAVTREITESNAEHDAGDKGKYRHFMQKEIFEQPVALTNTMEGRLSANSVITQSIGVNAAEILPKVEHVQIIACGTSYNAGMTARYWFESLAGVSCDVEIASEFRYRKFVTRPNSLLITLSQSGETADTLAALRLAKEKGYMAAMTVCNVAGSSLVRESDFAFMTRAGTEIGVASTKAFTTQLSALLMLVTALGKEKKVISADTEAEIVTALHALPAQIETSLSFDKEIEALATDFADKHHTLFLGRGEFYPIAMEAALKLKEISYIHAEAYAAGELKHGPLALVDADMPVVVIAPTNELLEKLKSNIEEVRARGGLLYVFADADAGFVASEGMKIITMPHVSEITAPIFYTLPMQLLSYHVALIKGTDVDQPRNLAKAVTVE from the coding sequence ATGTGTGGGATTGTTGGTGCTGTTGCACAAAGAGATATCGCTGAAATTTTAGTTGAAGGTTTACGTCGTTTAGAATACCGCGGTTATGATTCTGCTGGTGTGGCGATTGTTGATCAAGATAACAACCTGCAACGTATTCGTAGCTTAGGTAAAGTAAAAGAGCTAGCAGCTGCGGTAGATACAGAACAACCGATTGGCGGTACTGGTATTGCGCATACACGCTGGGCAACACACGGTGAACCTTCGCAAGTCAATGCACACCCACACGTTTCTGGCGATATTGCCGTTGTACATAACGGTATTATTGAAAATCATGAAGCACTACGTGAATTATTACAACAGCGTGGTTATGTATTCCAATCACAAACTGACACTGAAGTTATCGCCCACTTAGTTGAATGGGAATTACGCTCGACAGATAGTCTACTCGATGCCGTACAGAAAACTGCAGCGCAATTAGATGGCGCTTATGGCACTGTGGTACTCAATCGTCTAGAACCAGGTAAATTAATTGTCGCACGTTCAGGTAGCCCAATTGTAATCGGTTTAGGTGTTGGTGAGAACTTCTTAGCATCTGATCAATTAGCACTACTAAGCGTAACACGTCGCTTCATGTACCTTGAAGAAGGTGATGTGGCAGAGGTAACGCGTCGCGATGTATCAGTATTTGATATTAATGGTAACGCAGTAACACGTGAGATAACTGAATCTAACGCAGAACACGATGCTGGTGATAAAGGTAAATACCGTCACTTCATGCAAAAAGAGATCTTTGAACAACCCGTTGCATTAACCAATACAATGGAAGGTCGCCTTTCTGCGAACAGCGTGATCACTCAGAGTATCGGTGTTAACGCAGCAGAGATCTTACCAAAAGTAGAGCACGTACAAATTATCGCGTGTGGTACTTCTTACAATGCAGGTATGACAGCACGCTATTGGTTTGAATCACTCGCTGGCGTAAGTTGTGATGTCGAAATTGCGTCTGAATTTCGCTACCGTAAATTTGTAACCCGTCCTAACAGCCTACTTATCACGTTATCGCAATCAGGTGAAACAGCAGATACTTTAGCTGCACTACGCCTTGCCAAGGAAAAAGGTTACATGGCGGCAATGACAGTATGTAACGTAGCAGGATCTTCACTGGTACGTGAATCAGATTTCGCATTCATGACACGTGCTGGGACAGAAATTGGCGTGGCTTCAACCAAAGCATTCACCACCCAACTCTCTGCATTATTAATGTTAGTAACCGCATTAGGTAAAGAGAAAAAAGTAATTAGTGCTGATACCGAAGCTGAAATTGTCACAGCGTTGCACGCATTGCCTGCACAAATCGAAACATCATTATCATTTGATAAAGAAATCGAAGCACTAGCAACAGATTTTGCCGATAAGCACCACACCTTATTCTTAGGCCGCGGTGAGTTTTACCCTATCGCGATGGAAGCCGCACTGAAGCTGAAAGAGATCTCTTACATTCACGCAGAAGCATACGCAGCTGGTGAATTAAAACACGGTCCGTTAGCGCTAGTGGATGCAGATATGCCAGTTGTGGTTATTGCACCAACCAATGAACTATTAGAAAAACTAAAATCGAATATTGAAGAAGTACGTGCTCGTGGCGGACTACTGTATGTATTTGCTGACGCAGACGCTGGTTTTGTGGCATCAGAAGGGATGAAAATCATCACTATGCCGCATGTAAGCGAAATTACCGCGCCAATCTTCTACACATTACCTATGCAGCTGCTTTCATATCATGTCGCACTGATTAAAGGCACAGATGTGGATCAACCACGTAATCTTGCTAAAGCGGTAACGGTTGAGTAA
- a CDS encoding alkyl/aryl-sulfatase — protein sequence MSDDDMKKTTLATLIFSISFGAVAAQHDHEHFSEIGNQGGKAATQATIDYNQDFSKTLNYKDTRAFDNNNRGLIAAFDQKTGDLIRNSFDFIDPSAANADKAPESVNPSLWRQAVLNQAATGLYEVVPGKVYQVRGADLASISFIRSDNGWIAYDVLLTKESAEQSLKFFQEHVPEDGDLPVVAMIYSHSHADHFGGSRAIKDAFPNLKVYGSKNITKEIVDENVLAGNAMSRRTAYQYGATLNRHEHGIVDAALAKGLSTGEITYVLPDYELNQQDEFETLTIDGLEMIFMDASGTEASSEMVTYIPSLKTLWSAELTYQGMHNLYTLRGAKVRDGLLWSKKINEMLHTWGNETEVLFSAHSAPVWGNEEISDFLKMQRDAYGFTHNQTLRLANDGYVMQDLGDKIYDVMPESIQKAWHTNGYHGTYSHNARAVYNMYLGYFDMVPANLNPLPAAPQAEKFVEYMGGSEVILKKAHADFDKGEYRFVATVLSKVVKTEPSNKDARKLLADTYEQLGYQSEGAGWRNIYLTGAQELRIGTKPGAPKTASADVLANMTVENLFDYMAVRVDSLKAQNTPFTLNVVLPDSKETFFVEMSNGNMSNIKVDKALEADATLYVNRTDVTKLVLKQTTLKALFESKEAGLKGDQTVLNKLMASLVEFDEKFEIVPRPAKGEEVDAQLYEKTGDHTGHKH from the coding sequence ATGAGTGATGACGATATGAAGAAAACAACCTTAGCAACTTTAATTTTTTCAATTTCATTTGGCGCTGTTGCAGCACAACATGATCATGAACATTTTAGTGAGATTGGCAATCAAGGTGGTAAAGCCGCAACGCAAGCAACAATTGACTATAACCAAGATTTTTCGAAAACACTGAACTATAAAGATACCCGCGCTTTTGACAATAATAACCGCGGCTTAATTGCTGCATTTGATCAAAAAACCGGTGACCTTATTCGTAATAGTTTCGACTTTATCGACCCGAGCGCGGCCAATGCCGATAAAGCGCCCGAGTCAGTAAATCCATCGCTTTGGCGCCAAGCAGTATTGAACCAAGCAGCAACAGGTTTATATGAAGTCGTTCCAGGTAAAGTATATCAAGTTCGTGGTGCTGACCTTGCTTCAATCTCGTTTATCCGCAGTGACAACGGCTGGATCGCATACGACGTATTATTAACAAAAGAATCAGCAGAACAATCTCTTAAGTTCTTCCAAGAACATGTTCCCGAAGATGGCGATTTACCTGTTGTCGCGATGATCTATTCACATTCGCATGCAGATCACTTTGGTGGTTCTCGCGCAATTAAAGACGCGTTCCCAAACCTGAAAGTATACGGTTCAAAAAACATCACTAAAGAGATTGTTGATGAAAACGTCTTAGCTGGTAATGCAATGTCTCGCCGTACGGCATACCAATATGGCGCAACATTAAACCGCCATGAACACGGTATTGTTGATGCAGCCCTAGCAAAAGGCCTATCCACAGGTGAAATTACTTATGTGCTACCTGACTATGAATTAAACCAGCAAGATGAATTTGAAACATTAACTATTGATGGTCTAGAAATGATCTTTATGGATGCATCAGGCACAGAAGCATCATCGGAAATGGTCACTTACATTCCAAGTTTGAAAACCCTGTGGTCGGCAGAGTTAACGTACCAAGGCATGCATAATTTATACACACTACGTGGTGCAAAGGTACGAGATGGTCTGCTCTGGTCTAAAAAAATTAATGAGATGTTACATACATGGGGCAATGAAACTGAAGTGCTGTTCTCTGCTCATTCAGCGCCAGTTTGGGGTAATGAAGAAATTTCAGACTTCTTAAAAATGCAACGTGATGCCTATGGTTTCACTCACAACCAGACACTACGATTAGCCAATGATGGTTATGTCATGCAGGATTTAGGTGACAAGATTTATGATGTCATGCCCGAATCAATTCAAAAAGCATGGCATACCAATGGTTATCACGGTACTTATTCACATAATGCGCGTGCCGTTTATAATATGTATCTAGGCTACTTTGATATGGTTCCAGCAAACCTCAATCCGCTACCTGCTGCACCACAAGCAGAGAAATTTGTTGAATACATGGGCGGCAGTGAAGTGATCCTCAAAAAAGCGCATGCTGACTTTGACAAAGGTGAATACCGTTTTGTCGCGACCGTGTTAAGTAAAGTAGTGAAAACTGAGCCTAGCAATAAAGACGCCCGTAAACTATTAGCTGATACTTACGAGCAGCTTGGTTATCAATCTGAAGGGGCTGGTTGGAGAAATATTTACCTTACTGGTGCCCAAGAACTACGTATTGGCACTAAACCTGGCGCACCTAAAACAGCATCTGCAGATGTACTTGCTAATATGACAGTTGAAAATTTATTTGATTATATGGCCGTACGCGTTGATTCATTAAAAGCACAAAATACCCCATTCACGCTGAATGTTGTATTACCGGATTCAAAAGAAACATTTTTTGTCGAGATGTCTAACGGCAACATGAGTAACATTAAAGTAGATAAAGCACTAGAAGCAGACGCGACTCTCTATGTTAACCGCACTGATGTAACTAAGCTGGTATTAAAACAAACGACACTAAAAGCCTTGTTTGAATCAAAAGAAGCCGGACTTAAAGGTGACCAAACAGTATTAAATAAACTCATGGCCTCTTTAGTCGAGTTTGATGAGAAATTCGAAATTGTACCTCGCCCAGCCAAAGGCGAAGAAGTCGATGCGCAGTTATATGAAAAGACTGGTGACCATACAGGCCATAAACATTAA
- a CDS encoding LysR family transcriptional regulator, whose product MHDFDMNLIKPFIKVYEFNSFTKAAEFLDVSQPAISASIKRLEDYLGYQLFIRSGRNLTTTTSAQQFYQQVVSVIDVIDNAIDTKKQFIVTAPESILLQLIGLPNIQLIQSGDTEDKTFNDLRMRTIDLAIDNITKKDSNFCFELVHTEPLVLICCQNHPEIQGQISLEQYRQASHVVMTLLRHNMHAVEFFSKTTILRERDVKVQVSSPANLMLAVQGTSYIAAMPAGLSHIAKSLNLQVLPLPFAISDIEYHMIYHKRFIKDPVHKKLRETFKEKLI is encoded by the coding sequence ATGCATGATTTTGATATGAACCTCATAAAACCGTTTATTAAGGTGTATGAGTTTAACTCCTTTACCAAAGCGGCTGAGTTTTTAGATGTTTCGCAACCAGCGATTAGCGCCTCGATAAAACGTTTGGAAGACTACCTAGGTTATCAATTATTCATACGCAGCGGCCGTAATTTAACCACAACAACCAGTGCCCAACAATTTTACCAACAAGTTGTCAGTGTTATTGATGTGATCGATAATGCCATCGACACAAAAAAACAATTTATCGTCACGGCACCAGAGAGTATTCTTTTACAATTAATCGGCCTGCCGAATATCCAGCTCATTCAATCTGGCGATACGGAAGACAAAACATTTAACGACTTGCGTATGCGAACCATTGATTTAGCCATTGATAACATCACTAAAAAAGACAGTAACTTTTGTTTTGAGCTAGTCCACACCGAGCCTTTAGTGTTGATTTGCTGTCAAAACCACCCCGAAATTCAAGGCCAGATAAGTTTAGAGCAATACCGGCAAGCTAGCCATGTAGTGATGACTTTGTTACGTCATAATATGCATGCGGTAGAGTTTTTCAGTAAAACGACAATATTGCGAGAGCGAGATGTTAAGGTGCAAGTATCTAGCCCTGCCAATTTAATGCTCGCGGTACAGGGAACGTCCTACATTGCAGCAATGCCCGCAGGCCTTTCTCACATTGCTAAATCGTTAAATTTACAAGTGTTACCATTGCCTTTCGCGATCAGTGATATTGAATACCACATGATTTATCACAAGCGCTTCATTAAAGATCCAGTACATAAAAAGCTGCGAGAAACATTCAAGGAGAAACTCATTTAG
- a CDS encoding AzlD domain-containing protein, giving the protein MIWLTIILMTVIIFFSRYIFIEPKLPLRLNANMVKFLSYSAPAVLTAILAPIVFLQDNTLHLNLDNSYLIGAVFAVLLILLTRNTLLTAVLSMLLFFLVH; this is encoded by the coding sequence ATGATCTGGCTAACCATTATATTAATGACAGTTATTATCTTTTTCAGTCGTTATATCTTTATTGAACCTAAGTTGCCGTTACGTCTGAATGCGAATATGGTGAAGTTTTTAAGTTACTCAGCACCCGCAGTGCTCACCGCTATTTTAGCGCCGATTGTCTTTTTACAAGATAATACTTTACACCTAAATCTTGATAACAGTTATTTAATCGGTGCTGTATTTGCAGTATTGTTGATCTTACTGACTCGCAACACCTTACTCACTGCAGTATTAAGTATGCTGTTGTTTTTCTTGGTTCACTAA